The sequence GAAAGTTTTTTTGATAAGCACTGAGCACGATCAGGGGTAATGCTCTCTAATGTGAGGGCTTCTCCTTTGATTTCGCCAAGATAATAGCGAGAATTTTTGTAACCATTCGTCATGATAGAGCTCTTTACCCTAAAGTGTGTGAGTGCCAGAGGAAAAGTGCAAGTGCGTATGAATACGTATGAGAAAATCCTTATTTTTCATAGCGGTAATTCTACGCGGTCATAGATCATGTCCCTAAGTGTTAGTAATGAGAATTATCTCCAGGCTTGTTTTCATAACAAGTACTAGAAATTTGCGGCTCTCCGGCCGCTAATAATTCACTAATCGTAACAAATTCATATCCCTGTTTTTTCAAATCAGGAATAAAAAGAGGAAGAGCTCTTACAGTATTCCTACCCCGCCCATTCGCATGAGCAATGATAATAGCCCCTGGTTTCGCACGTTGTTTAACAATAGAGGCAATTCGCCTGGCAGATTGCCCAAACGCAGGGTCTCCAGTTACGATATTCCACTGTATTGGCAATTGCCCATGTTTATAAACCTCTTCAAGGGCTTGTTTATGGCATGTCCCAAATGGAAAGCGAAAAAGGGACAGTTTTTTAGGGACAGAAGAAAGAGGGGCTGCAAAAGAAGAATATGTTTGTGAAGCAAGCGGTGTAGACAAAAAGCTATTTACCAAAGAAGGCGCAAAACAAAACCGTTTTGAAAGAGAGGTATAAGCTCTTTCATAGGCTCCTTGAACAGAAGAGATCTCACGCACCAAAGCTTTTCCATAGAGTTTACGTAAATTCTTATGTGACCAACCATGACTGCCAATTTCAAAAAGCGGGTCTGCAATCAATTGCTGAGCACGTTCACTATGATGGTCAAGCCACTTGCCTCCTACAAACAATGTCGCTTTTATTTTGTGCGCGCGCAAATAATCAATAACACCTCCATCATAGCCAGAGATTTCATAAGCTGCCTCGCAAAGATCCAGAGTGAGGGCAATAAGTTTCTTACCCTTTGGTAATTTTACCCATCTAACCGTCCCTTTTTTATTAGTCTTGCCTTTGAGGGATGTGTCTTTGAAAGGTAACCGAGCTTTAAGTGAAAATGGGGACTTATAAGCAGGAGGAAAAACTCCATGCCGAGAACGCCGTGCTCTGATTTCTTTAGGCGCTCCCTTCAACTGTTCTGTAGTCCAGCAGCGCTTTAAGAGTTGTTCATTTCCCTGAGCATAGAGAGAAGAAGAAGGAAAGACCAAACAGGGAAATGAACATGCGAAAAAAAAGATGGTAAGGTTACGTCTCAATGAGTGTAGATAAGAGACAAAAATACATAATAAAATTTTCATTTTTCACACTCCGTACCTACAGCAAAAAGAAGCAAAAAATCACCTAATTTCAATCCTATACTAAATAGTAGAAAAACACGAAGGATTCTAGGATTGGGAGAATCAACAGGTTAATGTATAATGGTGATTCGTAGGCGGGTATTATTAATTGTAACTCTAATTGTGTGGGGAGTTTGATGCGGCAAAGACTTGCACCGGAATCAAATCGTATAGCAGACAAACTATGGGCAGCTATGCGCGACAACGAAAAATGGTGGTCAGTGAACGACATTTCAACAGAAACAGGGGCGAGCGGTCGATATACAAGACGCTATGTTAGAGCTCTAAAAGAGGCCGGTTATGTTGAAGCTTCAGATGAGGCAAAACGGTTTCACTCGACTTATTATAAACTTATCAAAGACACCGGCGAAACAGCGCCAATTTTACGGGGACGTGATGGCAGCCTTGCTGTTTATGACCCAAATTTATCTGACATGACAGGCGAAGAGCTTGAGCAAATACGTAGTCAGTTAAATTTAACTTTACGTGAGTTTGCAGACATCATAGGTGTGCGCGATCCAAGAACGGTTCGCCGTTATGAAACAATGGATCATGTGCCTCCTCAGGTTGCAGATACAGCGCGCAAAGCTCATTTGCGTTAAAGCTTAAAATCTCTCGAAATATTGCAAAAACTCATATTTAAACAAATTTCCAAAAGCCTCTTAACTCCTTTAGTCATATAAACTGAAGGATGAAGAGGCTTTTGTGCTTTAAAAATATGTAATCGTTATATTTAGCACATAATTATAGCCTTGCAGGTAATAGCCTCTCGCGCTATTACAAATCATCAAATATTTAAGATCCACAACGTCTAAAGGTTCATAAAGATGCAAATCAATGAGGCCACGGTGAAAAAAATCGCCAAACTGGCACGCATTAAAGTCACAGATCAGGAAACAAAGTCATTGGAAGGTGAGTTGAGCTCAATTCTTTCATGGGTCGAACAACTAAACGAAGTCGACACCGATGATGTGGAACCTTTAACAAGTGTTGTCGAAACAACGATGAAAAAACGTGAAGATGTTGTGACAGATGGTGGCTACGCACAGCGAGTGACCAAAAACGCACCGCTTTCTGAAGATAATTTCTTTGTTGTTCCAAAAGTGGTGGAGTAAAAAATGCCAGATTTATTAGATTTATCAATCGCAGAAGCTCGCGAAGGGCTGGGTAATGGTGATTTCTCGGCTAAAGAATATACTGAAAGCCACCTAAAAGAAATTGAAAGCGCCAACAAGGCGTTAAATGCCTACATATTAGAAACACCGGAAAAAGCGCTAGAAATGGCAGCTAAATCTGATGATCGTATGGCCAAAGGCGAAGCCGGATTGCTTGAAGGTATTCCACTTGGCATCAAAGATTTGTTCTGTACAGATGGTGTCCGCACAACAGCTTGTTCTCATATTTTAGATGGCTTTGAGCCACCGTATGAATCAACAGTGACGGAAAATCTATGGAATGCCGGTGCTGTCATGCTTGGTAAACTCAACTTGGATGAGTTTGCTATGGGGTCTTCGAACGAGACCAGCCACTATGGTGAAGTTGTTAATCCTTGGCGCCGTGATGGTGATGAAGCCAAATTAGTTCCAGGCGGCTCATCTGGCGGGTCAGCATCAGCGGTCGCAGCTCATCTTTGTGCAGCAGCAACAGCAACAGATACCGGCGGATCAATTCGCCAACCGGCAGCTTTTACAGGAACGGTTGGCTTAAAACCAACCTATGGCCGGGTTTCGCGCTGGGGGACGATTGCATTCGCCTCAAGTCTAGATCAAGCCGGACCAATTACCCGAACAGTTGAAGACGCCGCACTTATGTTGCAAGTGATGGCAAGTCACGACCCTAAAGATACAACATCAGTTGATATAGCAGTGCCTGATTATCGAAAAGAGATGGAAGGTAAGGTCAAAGGCATGACTGTAGGTATTCCAAAGGAATATCGGGTCGATGGCATGAGTGAAGAAATTGAAGCACTTTGGCAGCAAGGCATCGAATGGTATAAAGATGCCGGTGCCAAAATTGTTGAAGTGAGCTTGCCTCATACAAAATATGCATTGCCTGCTTACTATATCGTAGCACCAGCTGAGGCTTCTTCTAATCTCGCTCGTTATGATGGCGTTAAATATGGCCTCAGAGTTGAAGGTGATAGCATTGACGGCATGTATGAAAACACAAGAGCTGAAGGCTTTGGAGCTGAAGTTAAACGCCGGATTTTAATGGGAACTTATGTGCTCTCAGCTGGCTATTACGATGCGTACTATCTCAAGGCACAAAAAGTGAGAACGCGCATCAAGCAAGACTTCGATGAAGCTTTTAAGAATGTAGACGTAATGCTCACCCCAACAACACCAAGCCCGGCATTTGCAATGGGCGAGAAATCGGGTGATCCACTAGAGATGTACCTAAACGACATATTCACAGTGACTGTGAATATGGCAGGGCTCCCAGGAATTTCAGTACCAGCTGGCATGTCAAAATCTGGTTTACCGCTAGGACTACAACTTATCGGCAAACCATTTGATGAAGGCACGCTGCTAAAAGCTGGCCAAGTAATCGAGCAAGCAGCAGGCGAACTACCAAAACCAACAAAATGGTGGGCATAGTAGCGCCTGCTGTGCCGGTTGCTTTGTGGGCAACTGAAGGCACGCTAAAAGATAAGGCAACTGAAGCAGAACTAAAAAGCTCTTGGCATAGCCGTGAGAGAAAACAGCGACGGTCACCTTGTAGGTAACCGTTATAAATATAATACTAACAACCCGAAGAGGGAGTGCCGCCACTTCGGCGGCAGGACATGACGCCAGAGACGTCCGGCGCAAGCGCCGCCCCTCGGAGGCCTTCTGCCTCAGCAGAAGAATAGCCGTGAGAGAGAACAACGACGGTCACCTTGTAGGCAACCGTTATAAATATAATACTAACAACCCGAAGAGGGAGTGTCGTCACTTCGGCGGCAGGACATGACGCCAGAGGCGTCCGGTGCCTAGCACCGCCCCTCGGAGGCCTTCTGCCTCAGCAGAAGAATAGCCGTGAGAGATGAGAATGACAATTAAAGCACCAAAAGATTGCACTTCAATGGATGATGTTCGCGCTGAAATTGATCGCCTGGACGAGCAGCTGGTAACCTTAATTGGAGAGCGTTTCACATATGTTGATCGAGCCTGGCAATTAAAAGACAATCCGGCAGATGCCACAGTGCCATGGCGCATTCAGCAAGTGATTGAAAAAGTGAGGGCTCATGCCGAAGAAAAAGATGTCCCGCCAAGGCTTGTTGAGGCACTTTGGCGCCAAATGATTGGCTGGTTCATTCAGTATGAAGAAGAAAAATTGGATGAAAAGCAGTCAAACGAATAATTTCTCTTGATATTGAATCAAATTTAGACTTAAGTATCACCAACAGATTCAAATATACGAGTTTTATGAACCTCTGGGGAGGGGTCATGAAAGAGGAACAAAGCAAAGTGAGGCAAAAAATTGCCCCTTGTTTTGTTCCTCTTTTGCTTTCAAGAGACTTTTTACTTTCAAGAGTGCTTTCTTAGAGATCTCATTTTCCTAAAAAACAACAGCCCTTTTAAGAAGCCGATTTTTCAGCCTGAATGATCCGCCAGAGATAATAAACGGTTGAGTGCAGCAATGTATGTTTACGTCCAAAGCGGACAATCACCAAATCATGCTCTGGCAATAAATAAACAAGCTGCCCTCCATGACCTACAAAATAGGTAAAAGCCCCTTGTATAGCTTCTCCGGGACGATCAAGAATATCATGGCGCACATGTAGTCCATAAATACCTTCACGCAAATCTTCCTTTTTAAAGCGCTCTGGCATCATGTATTTAATAACACTAGTAGATTGTAGGAACGGCACAAGGTCTTGAGGTTCTTCAGTTTTGTTTGTTAGCTCGATAGTCATGCCATTTTTTGAGAGAAAGTAAGCAATTTTCGCCCAGTCTTCTACGGTCGCAAACAAGCAGCAATATGGAGTGACACTGCCTTCATTCGTGTAAGTCCGCCAATGCGCGTGAGAGGCTCCAGCTGGTTTCCAGATTTTTGTCGATAAAAGAACATTCAAGGGTTGTTTATAAATGCGGGTCAGCATGAGGCCAAGAAGTGCTGTGTTCACATTTTGATAGTGATATTCAGAAGAGGGCTCCTTGGGCATTTTTAACTGGTCAACAATCCCGGGAAGTCCTTCAATATGCATCTTCGCAAGGAGGGTAAACGGATTAGAAGCATCTTTATCAGGGCCCCGTTTGGCGTCTTTAGCCAGGGGTTTAGGCGGGCCTTTCTTTTCAATTTGAAGGCCGCTTCGCATCGTTAAAAACCGCTCAATTGTTTGGTTTTTCAACCCTTCATCTTTTAAATCCAGCAAATACGTACCAATGGGGCTATCAAGACCATCAATCTCCCCTTCATCAATGGCTTTTAAGACCAAATAACCAATCAGGCTTTTTGCCATAGAATATGAATTAAACTGGGTTTTTTCATTAAACCCAGGGCGGAAATAAGCATATTTCAGGCGGCCCTTATGATAAGCCACCAACGCATCAGTTTCATTGTCCAGGTTTAGTTGCTGTAATTTCTGGCCAAACTCATTATCAAGTGCGGCATCAGCTATAAAACTATGGGGCCATTGTTGCGCTTTTCCGACGACATCCACATAAATGCCCTTGGCAGGCCAGGTTTTAGCCGGGAAGCCTTCTTCAGCAATTGCAATCACATGAGGGTAGCGGTACGTAACAGCGCTTGTCCCTAAAGCCAAAAGAACAAGGACGAGCAAAAGTAATATAAGAAATTTTTTCATTCATATTCCTCAAAAAAACAGCCCTTAGACAAACGAATTATTGCCCTAACCCAAACATTACGGTAAACAGTTCCCTTCAAGCAAGTTATGCATCGGGGATAAGAGAATATTTCATCCTGGTGTGCCAGATTTGCGGCAATTGTTAGAGCGCTCCTCCCAAAAGTGGTTACCGGTTTTGGGAAAAAGGAACGCAACAGAAATTAAAGAGCGCTCCTCCCAAAAGTGGTTACCGGTTTTGGGAAAAAGGAACGCTTCAGAAATTAAAGAGCGCTCCACCCAAAAGTTGTCACCGGTTTTGGGACAAAAGGAACGTAAAAAAGAACTATGAGGTCAAAATGTCATCTGATAAATCACATTTAGTAAAGGGCGCCACCGGAGATTGGGAGGTCGTTATCGGCCTTGAAGTGCACGCCCAGGTGACATCAAATTCAAAGCTATTTTCAGGCGCATCAACAGAGTTTGGTGGCGCCGCTAATGATCATGTCTCGTTAGTTGATGCAGCCATGCCAGGTATGCTCCCGGTGATCAATGAAGAATGCGTGAAACAAGCCGTTCGCACAGGCTTGGGGCTGAAATCAGAGATCAATCTCTTCTCTCGCTTTGACCGGAAAAACTACTTCTACCCAGATTTACCTCAAGGCTATCAAATCTCACAATTCCAATACCCCATCGTCGGTGAAGGTGTTGTGATCCTGGATATGAAGGATGGCTCTACCTTTGAAGTGGGTATTGAACGCCTCCACCTTGAGCAAGATGCTGGCAAATCAATGCATGACCAACATCCAAGCTACTCTTATGTTGATTTTAACCGGACAGGCGTCGCGCTGATGGAAATCGTCTCCAAGCCGGATATGCGTTCATCAGAACACGCAAAAGCTTACGTTACAAAACTACGCACAATCTTACGCTACCTTGGCACATGTGATGGGAATATGGATCAAGGCTCAATGCGCGCTGATGTAAACGTTTCTGTGCGCCGCCCAGGTGAAGAATTGGGAACAAGAACAGAGACCAAAAACGTAAACTCCATCCGCTTCATTGGTCAGGCTATTGATCACGAAGTCATGCGCCAAATTGACGTTCTTGAAGATGGCGGAACCATTGATCAGGAAACATTATTGTTCGACCCCAAAACCGGCAAAACCAGATCCATGCGCTCGAAAGAAGAAGCTCATGATTATCGTTACTTCCCATGCCCGGATTTACTGCCATTAGAGTTCGATCAAGCCTTTGTTGATGAGTTGAAAAAAGACCTTCCTGAACTACCGGACGAAAAGAAAGAACGGCTGATGAAGGATTATGGGCTAAACAGTTACGATGCTGGCATTTTGGTGGCAGATAAAACATCGTCTGATTTCTTTGAACAAGTCGCCAAAGGCAGAGATGCTAAATTGGCTTCAAACTGGGTAACAAACGAATTCTTTGGCCGCCTGAATAAAGAAGGCAAGACAATTGAGACAAGCCCTGTAAATGCAGAACAACTTGGCGGCATCATCGAGTTGATCTCAAAGGGTGACATCTCAGGTAAGATCGCAAAAGAGCTCTTTGAAATCGTATGGGAAGAGGGCGGCGACCCGGCTCAAATCGTTGAAGAGCGTGACATGAAAGCTGTGACAGACACTGGCGCAATTGAAGCAATCCTGGATGAAATCATCGCCAATAACCCAAAACAAGTTGAAGGCGTAAAAGAGAAACCTCAACTCATCGGATGGTTCGTCGGCCAGGTCATGAAACAAACCCAAGGCAAAGCCGACCCTAAGGTGGTGAACGGTATTCTGAAAGAGAAGCTTGGGCTTTAACTGAGCGCATGTGTTTTAAATTCTAAGCTAAAAAAAGCCCCGCATGATCCCATAAGATAGTGCGGGGCTTTTTTTTATTTCTTATCAACCAGCACCTCTAAATAATCTGCTGCAATAATAGAACTACCATCATCAGCAATATTAAAGCGCTCAATCAATGCGAGCATATCCTGCGTCAGCTCTTCTTGCCCAGCTGGTTCAAGTGCCAAGAAGGCTTTATGCACCGGTCCATAATAAGTGCGGAACAAATCAATGAACGCCTTCGGGCTTTCAAAGCGCAGCTTAAAAGTCTTTGGAGTGATAGAGATGTTTGAAGCTTCGTTTCCAAAGTTCTCTTCAAGCCATTCCTGTGTTCCCCAACGTGCTGGGGACTGAACACCAGCTGGTGGCGGCACAAGGCGGCCAAGGGTTTTGAAAAGCTGGCCGATAAATCCATCCGGTGTCCAGTTAGCAAGACCGATCCGGCCACCTGATTTACAAACACGCAAAAGTTCAGAAGCCGATTGTTCCTGGTTTGGTGTAAACATCACACCAAAGGTCGAAACAACACCTGTGAACGAACCATCATCGAAAGGTAAGTTTTCAGCATCTGCCACCTTGAAGTTAATATCAAAGCCTTCAGCTTCAGCGCGGCCGCGGCCCATGTCCAAGAGCTCACCAACATAGTCACTTGATGTAACATCATAGCCGCGGCGTGCCATAGCAAGGGTTACATTGCCATTTCCAGCTGCTACATCAAGAACGGGAGCACCGTAAGGAAGCTCCATAGCTTCAGCTAATGTTTCACCAACCAGTTGAAGCATAACGCCAACCTTGGCATAATCACCTGAACCCCAGGCAGCATTTTGTTTTGTCTTAATCGCTTCATAATCAGGGGAAGCTTGTCCTGTCATTTCATTCGTCATGATATCTCCTATCAGTTTGTTAATTCGCAGAATTCATTTTTAAATTCTTTTGCTCGATGAAGAGGTAATACAAAATTAACAAACTCTTAGATGTGTAAAATATCACACATTGGAGAAAGTCATAAATCCATTAAGAGATAACCTTTTCAGCTTGCAACTCCAAACGTTCACGAACAAGACTAATCGCCCCTCTTAAATGATAGAACTGATCAGAAAAATCTTTCGGCACAGGGATGAGTTGAACGGTGGTTTCTATCCGCTCAAGCTCAGTCATGTTTTCGGCAAAATGTTCGTGGCTTACATCCTTGTTAATATTGTGTTCTAAAGTTTTGAGTTGTTGATACCAATGAAGCAACCTGTTTCGAATGCGCCAATTATATAACAGCGGTCCTAATTTGATTATAGGAAACAAGACAGTAGCAATGGGCAACAGTAGGATAAATGAGCGCTGTAGAAACGAAGCCAGCCAAAAGGGCAGATAGCGCTGCAAAAAAGGAACGCCATCTTTATAAGAACGCTTCGTATCCTTGGTGACCAAATATTCCGGGTCATTCACTTTCGGAAATTCAGCCGTTTTTTGAAAAATATCCCCCTTACTGTGCACATCCTTTAAAGCTTGAACAAGCAATCCAGCAAGCGCAGGGTGTAAGTTCTCTTTGGCAACAAGGGCTGCAGAAGGAGCAATTAAAGACACATTTTCTGATGGGATATTGTCTACAAAATCTATTGTACCTTCAGGCAGTGTGATCATGGAAAGATACGGAAAAATTCGAGTATAAGCTTCTGCACGTTTGAAGTTCATCAGCTTGATGCTTTTCTTGCGCAAAAGCCCTTGAATAAAAGGTGAGCTCGGCGCAACGACTAGAAAGACGGCGTCTACGCGGCCATCTTCAAGAGCATTAATGGCAGATGATCCACTAAGGGTGAGTAATTGTGCTGTTTTATCGGTTACCCCATTAGTTGAGAGAAGCGCGGTAGCCAACTGACGCGTGCCACTATTTTGAGAGCCAATAGCTATCCGCATGTTTTTTAAATCAGTTAACCGCGTAATCTCTAAAGTGGGGCGATAAAAGACCCAAAGAGGTTCAAGAAAAACGCGCCCCAAAGACATAAGGCCATCTCGTTGACCCGTCTTTGAAACACCACCCTGCATGAGTGCAAGGTCAACTTTGCTCTCATCTGAGCGCAGTTTTTGCAA comes from Hyphomicrobiales bacterium 4NK60-0047b and encodes:
- the gatC gene encoding Asp-tRNA(Asn)/Glu-tRNA(Gln) amidotransferase subunit GatC — protein: MKKIAKLARIKVTDQETKSLEGELSSILSWVEQLNEVDTDDVEPLTSVVETTMKKREDVVTDGGYAQRVTKNAPLSEDNFFVVPKVVE
- the gatA gene encoding Asp-tRNA(Asn)/Glu-tRNA(Gln) amidotransferase subunit GatA, which encodes MPDLLDLSIAEAREGLGNGDFSAKEYTESHLKEIESANKALNAYILETPEKALEMAAKSDDRMAKGEAGLLEGIPLGIKDLFCTDGVRTTACSHILDGFEPPYESTVTENLWNAGAVMLGKLNLDEFAMGSSNETSHYGEVVNPWRRDGDEAKLVPGGSSGGSASAVAAHLCAAATATDTGGSIRQPAAFTGTVGLKPTYGRVSRWGTIAFASSLDQAGPITRTVEDAALMLQVMASHDPKDTTSVDIAVPDYRKEMEGKVKGMTVGIPKEYRVDGMSEEIEALWQQGIEWYKDAGAKIVEVSLPHTKYALPAYYIVAPAEASSNLARYDGVKYGLRVEGDSIDGMYENTRAEGFGAEVKRRILMGTYVLSAGYYDAYYLKAQKVRTRIKQDFDEAFKNVDVMLTPTTPSPAFAMGEKSGDPLEMYLNDIFTVTVNMAGLPGISVPAGMSKSGLPLGLQLIGKPFDEGTLLKAGQVIEQAAGELPKPTKWWA
- a CDS encoding chorismate mutase family protein is translated as MTIKAPKDCTSMDDVRAEIDRLDEQLVTLIGERFTYVDRAWQLKDNPADATVPWRIQQVIEKVRAHAEEKDVPPRLVEALWRQMIGWFIQYEEEKLDEKQSNE
- a CDS encoding serine hydrolase, with protein sequence MKKFLILLLLVLVLLALGTSAVTYRYPHVIAIAEEGFPAKTWPAKGIYVDVVGKAQQWPHSFIADAALDNEFGQKLQQLNLDNETDALVAYHKGRLKYAYFRPGFNEKTQFNSYSMAKSLIGYLVLKAIDEGEIDGLDSPIGTYLLDLKDEGLKNQTIERFLTMRSGLQIEKKGPPKPLAKDAKRGPDKDASNPFTLLAKMHIEGLPGIVDQLKMPKEPSSEYHYQNVNTALLGLMLTRIYKQPLNVLLSTKIWKPAGASHAHWRTYTNEGSVTPYCCLFATVEDWAKIAYFLSKNGMTIELTNKTEEPQDLVPFLQSTSVIKYMMPERFKKEDLREGIYGLHVRHDILDRPGEAIQGAFTYFVGHGGQLVYLLPEHDLVIVRFGRKHTLLHSTVYYLWRIIQAEKSAS
- the gatB gene encoding Asp-tRNA(Asn)/Glu-tRNA(Gln) amidotransferase subunit GatB → MSSDKSHLVKGATGDWEVVIGLEVHAQVTSNSKLFSGASTEFGGAANDHVSLVDAAMPGMLPVINEECVKQAVRTGLGLKSEINLFSRFDRKNYFYPDLPQGYQISQFQYPIVGEGVVILDMKDGSTFEVGIERLHLEQDAGKSMHDQHPSYSYVDFNRTGVALMEIVSKPDMRSSEHAKAYVTKLRTILRYLGTCDGNMDQGSMRADVNVSVRRPGEELGTRTETKNVNSIRFIGQAIDHEVMRQIDVLEDGGTIDQETLLFDPKTGKTRSMRSKEEAHDYRYFPCPDLLPLEFDQAFVDELKKDLPELPDEKKERLMKDYGLNSYDAGILVADKTSSDFFEQVAKGRDAKLASNWVTNEFFGRLNKEGKTIETSPVNAEQLGGIIELISKGDISGKIAKELFEIVWEEGGDPAQIVEERDMKAVTDTGAIEAILDEIIANNPKQVEGVKEKPQLIGWFVGQVMKQTQGKADPKVVNGILKEKLGL
- a CDS encoding class I SAM-dependent methyltransferase — encoded protein: MTNEMTGQASPDYEAIKTKQNAAWGSGDYAKVGVMLQLVGETLAEAMELPYGAPVLDVAAGNGNVTLAMARRGYDVTSSDYVGELLDMGRGRAEAEGFDINFKVADAENLPFDDGSFTGVVSTFGVMFTPNQEQSASELLRVCKSGGRIGLANWTPDGFIGQLFKTLGRLVPPPAGVQSPARWGTQEWLEENFGNEASNISITPKTFKLRFESPKAFIDLFRTYYGPVHKAFLALEPAGQEELTQDMLALIERFNIADDGSSIIAADYLEVLVDKK
- a CDS encoding TAXI family TRAP transporter solute-binding subunit, translating into MSLSRIKDMFFVVVPALLVVGGAFWATYQFIEPAPPTTIAISTGGAKGAYFGFGNQYAKLLKESGIELKVFSSAGSLDNLQKLRSDESKVDLALMQGGVSKTGQRDGLMSLGRVFLEPLWVFYRPTLEITRLTDLKNMRIAIGSQNSGTRQLATALLSTNGVTDKTAQLLTLSGSSAINALEDGRVDAVFLVVAPSSPFIQGLLRKKSIKLMNFKRAEAYTRIFPYLSMITLPEGTIDFVDNIPSENVSLIAPSAALVAKENLHPALAGLLVQALKDVHSKGDIFQKTAEFPKVNDPEYLVTKDTKRSYKDGVPFLQRYLPFWLASFLQRSFILLLPIATVLFPIIKLGPLLYNWRIRNRLLHWYQQLKTLEHNINKDVSHEHFAENMTELERIETTVQLIPVPKDFSDQFYHLRGAISLVRERLELQAEKVIS